A section of the Malania oleifera isolate guangnan ecotype guangnan chromosome 2, ASM2987363v1, whole genome shotgun sequence genome encodes:
- the LOC131148143 gene encoding uncharacterized protein LOC131148143, with product MNGIDLTPTIEEYTSLLHLVKLQTPYKPYVHDASVSFVKEMYDAVGVKIQKTFSEGGAEVRKISWKQLKEIIEKEEKEEVQIHMMALAIYGLIIFPKELNMIDQATVSFVAQVRNGINPVQGILAETFRSLNNCRIRRRERLKCCVQLLYVWMVGHLSSNKGGYRSIFSMIRIPLAEFEDTQLKEQLDKSKWNTKMCGLIDSRVTWLAPWMVRSNMIYRCGNLPWVPLLGPWGGIAYAPLMVRRQLGASQFVPMTHGLADSDFAYETGDTRNQIRKFMVAWKHVNLIDPSDGIATVQGNYEAWRENRVNPQLKRIPEIVIEHIKSPSACMQLKPQGDPCPVEKGDARAEVGNQQKEALVSVYRKEIKRQRIRYIQSEEEVVALRKERRRLRAALGQKSQMLEDAHTEVKKKSLYIQELERQGDEQRSKYNQVLEKIEPCIMKADYWEAKFRALHKKSAQQNAEIVQS from the coding sequence ATGAACGGTATCGACTTGACACCAACCATCGAGGAGTATACTTCGCTTTTGCATCTAGTCAAGTTACAGACACCATACAAACCTTATGTGCATGATGCTAGTGTTTCGTTCGTGAAGGAGATGTACGATGCTGTCGGGGTCAAAATCCAGAAAACATTCTCCGAGGGAGGTGCAGAAGTAAGGAAAATCTCTTGGAAGCAGTTGAAAGAAATaattgaaaaagaagaaaaagaagaggttcAAATACATATGATGGCATTAGCTATTTACGGTTTgatcatttttccaaaagaactaAACATGATCGATCAAGCTACTGTTTCGTTTGTAGCACAAGTACGTAACGGGATTAATCCCGTTCAAGGCATCCTGGCAGAAACCTTCAGATCACTCAACAACTGCAGAATCAGGAGGAGAGAACGTTTAAAATGTTGTGTGCAGCTGTTATATGTCTGGATGGTAGGTCACTTATCGTCTAACAAAGGGGGCTACCGTAGTATTTTCTCAATGATCCGAATCCCTTTGGCTGAATTTGAGGATACccaattgaaggagcagttagaTAAATCTAAATGGAACACAAAAATGTGTGGCTTGATCGACTCAAGGGTAACTTGGCTGGCGCCATGGATGGTCCGCTCTAACATGATATATCGGTGTGGAAATCTTCCATGGGTTCCATTACTAGGCCCATGGGGAGGGATAGCATATGCCCCTTTGATGGTCAGAAGGCAATTGGGGGCATCTCAGTTTGTGCCTATGACTCATGGATTGGCTGACTCAGACTTTGCATATGAAACAGGAGACACTCGAAACCAGATTAGAAAATTTATGGTGGCATGGAAGCATGTGAACCTAATAGACCCGAGTGATGGAATTGCCACAGTCCAAGGAAATTATGAAGCATGGCGAGAAAACCGGGTAAACCCCCAACTCAAAAGAATCCCAGAAATCGTTATTGAACATATTAAATCACCAAGCGCATGCATGCAATTGAAGCCACAAGGGGATCCATGCCCAGTAGAAAAAGGAGATGCAAGAGCAGAAGTGGGGAATCAGCAAAAGGAGGCTCTAGTCTCTGTCTATCGCAAAGAAATCAAGCGACAAAGGATTCGGTACATacaatcagaagaagaggtcgTGGCTCTAAGGAAGGAAAGACGAAGGCTTCGAGCAGCACTTGGACAGAAATCTCAAATGTTAGAAGATGCCCATACCGAAGTTAAAAAGAAATCGCTCTACATACAAGAGTTGGAGAGGCAGGGGGATGAGCAGAGAAGCAAGTATAATCAAGTACTGGAAAAGATTGAGCCGTGCATAATGAAAGCGGACTACTGGGAGGCCAAGTTTCGGGCTTTGCATAAAAAGTCGGCACAGCAAAATGCAGAGATTGTGCAATCATGA